One region of Armigeres subalbatus isolate Guangzhou_Male chromosome 3, GZ_Asu_2, whole genome shotgun sequence genomic DNA includes:
- the LOC134225984 gene encoding RNA-binding protein spenito-like, with product MAHRAKVELSGQYIGKFQCKIGYVKATPTNRIWVGGLGVWTSVTQLEREFGRFGAIKKIEYNKGDTQAYILYDSIDAATAAVKEMRGFPLGAPDRRIRIDFADNGTTPSFSKRSGGFDEGGFQYGEHHWQI from the exons ATGGCTCACCGAGCTAAGGTTGAGTTGTCCGGTCAGTACATTGGCAAGTTCCAGTGCAAGATAGGATACGTTAAAGCTACTCCGACGAACAGAATTTGGGTTGGTGGTCTTGGCGTATGGACTTCGGTTACTCAGTTGGAGCGTGAGTTCGGCCGTTTTGGTGCCATCAAAAAGATCGAATATAACAAAGGGGACACCCAGGCCTACATTCTGTACGATTCTATTGATGCTGCTACGGCTGCTGTGAAGGAAATGCGTGGATTCCCGTTAGGGGCACCGGATCGTCGTATTCGTATCGATTTTGCTGATAACGGAACAACACCATCGTTCTCAAAGCGCAGTGGAGGTTTTGACGAAGGCG GATTCCAATACGGGGAGCACCACTGGCAAATCTGA